A window from Primulina huaijiensis isolate GDHJ02 chromosome 13, ASM1229523v2, whole genome shotgun sequence encodes these proteins:
- the LOC140991685 gene encoding UBP1-associated protein 2A-like → MAKKRKIAAKPLQQPQQPEPPQQQVEVVEEEEEDPEEEEDAEEVEYEEELEEEYEEEEDKSSDEEDNGEDEDLVDAPSRSQLDSFTKEALISLLFEAAENHPDVAARILESAEADPSQRKIFVHGLKWDTTSEILSEEFVKYGEIENCRVIPDKTTGKSKGYGFVIYKSIRGARRALKEPQKIIGGRMTSCQLASVGNFQPQKPSSQEPGSYESECTQRKIYVSNVGAELDPKRLTTFFSRYGEIEEGPLGLDKETGKPRGFCLYVYKTVESAKMALTEPHKQFEGVTLHCQKAIDGPKSHKKQTIQMQKPQNIQSQQYANNLAPSFAGSAAVPGVIPGNLMAPFQQPQQGLSLNPAALGQALTTLMAAQGAGLNLLGAFGSLGPGAGLVNNPAVVPSMRSQLVQGGYGNQTAGNIGQSGYSKMQKGRGGGGGGSQRGGRAYRGR, encoded by the coding sequence ATGGCCAAGAAGAGGAAGATCGCCGCCAAACCTCTGCAGCAGCCGCAGCAACCTGAACCACCCCAGCAGCAAGTAGAAgttgttgaagaagaagaagaagatccggaagaagaagaagatgcggAAGAAGTAGAATACGAAGAAGAATTGGAAGAAGAGTACGAAGAAGAAGAGGACAAGTCATCAGATGAAGAGGACAATGGTGAAGATGAGGACCTTGTCGATGCGCCGTCACGGAGCCAACTGGATTCTTTTACCAAGGAGGCTCTGATAAGTTTGCTCTTCGAGGCGGCGGAGAATCACCCTGACGTAGCCGCGAGGATTCTAGAGTCAGCGGAGGCTGATCCATCTCAGCGGAAGATATTCGTGCACGGCCTAAAGTGGGACACCACTTCCGAGATTCTGTCTGAAGAGTTTGTGAAGTATGGCGAGATAGAAAATTGTCGCGTGATCCCAGATAAGACCACCGGGAAATCCAAGGGATATGGTTTTGTTATTTACAAGTCCATCCGTGGGGCTCGCCGGGCATTGAAGGAGCCGCAGAAGATAATCGGTGGCAGGATGACGTCTTGCCAACTGGCGTCCGTTGGGAATTTTCAGCCGCAGAAACCGAGTAGTCAGGAGCCAGGGTCGTATGAGTCGGAGTGTACACAGAGGAAGATTTATGTGAGTAATGTGGGGGCGGAGCTGGATCCGAAGAGATTGACTACCTTCTTTTCGAGATATGGGGAGATTGAGGAAGGACCGTTGGGTCTAGATAAGGAAACTGGGAAGCCGAGAGGGTTCTGTTTGTATGTGTATAAGACGGTAGAGAGCGCCAAAATGGCTTTGACAGAACCTCACAAGCAATTCGAAGGAGTTACTCTACATTGCCAAAAGGCAATTGATGGTCCTAAGTCACACAAGAAGCAAACGattcagatgcagaagccacaGAATATTCAGAGCCAACAATATGCCAACAACTTGGCTCCGAGTTTTGCTGGTTCGGCAGCAGTGCCAGGTGTTATTCCTGGAAATTTGATGGCTCCATTTCAGCAGCCGCAGCAGGGCTTGAGTTTGAACCCAGCTGCTTTAGGGCAGGCATTGACAACATTAATGGCGGCACAGGGGGCAGGATTGAACCTTCTAGGGGCTTTTGGTTCTCTGGGACCAGGTGCTGGACTGGTGAACAACCCTGCTGTGGTACCCAGCATGAGGAGTCAGCTGGTCCAGGGTGGATATGGAAATCAAACTGCCGGGAACATTGGTCAAAGTGGGTATTCAAAGATGCAAAAGGGGAGgggaggtggtggtggagggTCCCAACGTGGAGGAAGGGCTTACAGGGGGCGATAA